In the genome of Enterococcus sp. DIV2402, the window CTAAATTCATTAAATGTCAATCGACTACGACGTAAGAGCCGTAAAAACCAACCATAAAATAAATACACATGCGTACCGGAAATAGTAAAAAAGTGTAGAATTCCACTGCTACTATAAATATCCTGAATTTCATGGAAATCACGGCTTTTGTATCCCACTAGTAATGCTAAAAAATAAGTGGAAACTTTTTCAGGAAAATTTTCTTCTAACCAATCAATACAACTCGCTCGAATCTGACGCAAGACTGAAAAACCTGATGCTTCTTTTTCAGAAAGAATCTCTTCAATTTCGAAAACACCTAATTGATTAGTAGAGAAATAAAACCATTGTGCATCAAATCCATGTTGATTCCGTTGTCGTTCTATTTCTCGAAAAGACCCTCGAACTTTCATAATTTTGGACCAGTTTTTTCGAATTTGCCACTGTTCCTTTTCTTGTTCGCTAGAAACTTTATATTGGCCTTTAATTTCCCCTTGATCAGTCATCCCTTCAAAGTTAACCAAATCGCCATTTAACTGAATCGTATCTGGAAAAATCTGAACGTCTGTCACTAGCTCTTTTTCAATAGGAACTGGAGGTAATTTTGTTTGTTGTCCTCTCAATAATACAAAAAAGCTGCAAAAAACAGCGAGTAACACTAATGTTACTTGTTTTTTACAGCAAATTATACCTAGAAAATAGCACCCTATTATTAAAAAAAGAGGTTGATCTAATAACCACGCATGCAGAAAGCTAACCATACATATTAAAGGAAATATCAATTGGTTCTTCCAAACATACTTGTGACTATTGGTCATGCAATTCACCAAAAGAAAGTTTCTCAAAATATTTCGGTTCCAATTGCACCTGTTCGACTTCGACCCCAACATGTTTAATTAATTCCATTGCATATTCGTTATTGCGATAATCATTTAAATAATAGATTTTTTTTACCCCAGCTTGCAAAATAGCTTTTGTACAAGGCAAACACGGAAAATGCGTCACGTAAATTTCAGCACCTTCTGTAGAAATACCTAATTTAGCACATTGTAACAATGCATTCATTTCTGCATGAATCGTCCGAATACAATGGCCATCTACTATATAACAACCATCATCAATACAATGATGATCGCCACTAACCGAACCATTATAGCCACCAGCAATGATCCGTCGATCTTTAACTAACGTAGCCCCTACCTCTAAACGCGTACAAGTACTGCGTAGCGATAACAGAACCGATTGTGCCATAAAATATTGGTTCCATGGGATACGTTCGTAAGATTTATTTAAATCATTATTTGTATTTCTATTTTTTTCTTTCATCTATAAACTCCTTTAAATAATGATTGATTGACTCAGTCACTTAATTGTATATTTCTAATTTAAACTAATTTTATCTTTAAATAGCTTTTTTGTTTACCTTTTAAGAGGTAGTTTCAAATTTTTTAAAGAAACAACCCCGCTTTTGAAATGTGTACGCTAACTATTATAAAAATAAAAGTGCGATTGCAATAATAGATACTATATACTTAAATGAATGTTACCACAATTGCATCGAGTTTTGTTGAAAATTTTGCATATAGAGCTATCTCAAATTATATTTTCTTTTGTTTTCTGATCAAAAAGTTCTAAAAAACTATAAATACAATTTTGGAATCAATTTCCTTTTCTCATCCCGATTAATCATTTAATGCCGTAAAAAAACTATAGAATTTTCAAAGAACAACATAGTTCTACTTTATAAATACGTATTAATTTGAAATAAATTTTATGGAATTTAAGTTATAGATAAAATACAAAAAGAATCAATTACTTTAATTAGCAGTTAAGGTTATACCTTCTAATAAAAATTGTATTGGACCCGTTTAAAATATCGTATTCATAGCTGATTTTTGCAATGGCTTTAATTTGTTGATTGCTCAGTTGATTCAAGTAAATATCAGCATCTTTGTAGCGAACATTGCCAATAATTTGATTTGGTTTCTCGTTGCGTAATTTTTTCATGGATTTTTTGAAGGTTGCATATGCAAGATTTTCATCGATTGATCAAAGCTTGGAAAGACAAATTCAAGAATTTGAAAAACTAGGTGCAGAAAAAATATTTATATAGAAAAAATCTGGAGCAACTGTCGAACAGCATCCAATTTTTAAAGAAGCATTAGATTTGAGAGAGTCTGATATTTTTATGGCCGAAGCAATTGGCAACCCAGTACTCGATCACTTTATCAAAGATTTGATCATTCAGATTTTAGCTACGATTGCAGAGCAAGAACGAACGGAATCTAAAAGACGGCAAGCTCAAGGAATTAAGATTGCCAAGGAGAAAGGAATTTATAATGGGCGTCCCAAATTATATTAAGAAAGAATGAGAGATCCTCAAAAAAGGGCACTTTATCGTCAAATTGTAGAAAAACTAGTAATGGTGATTTCTATTTCAGAAATATCTAAAGAGTTGGGAATCACTAGACAAACCATTTATAGAATAAAAAAAGAACTGGAGAATTAAATATCTCTAGTTCTTATTTTCGTATGAATTTTTATGCCTAAACGTTTTTCTACATATTTTTTTCGGTTTTTTATTTGATTCATCATTATATTATTAGTGTTTGGAGATATACTGTCAAATTTTATTTGTGCCTGTTTAGCGTATGAAATAAAATTACTAAGTTTCCCTTTATTATCACCAATATCTGTGTAAAGCTTGTATATTTTTTTACGATAAGGAATCTTATCTAATCCTTTCTTTCTTTTTGTTTTATGAGCCCTATTAATAAGTTTTTTAGCATTGCGATAAAATTTGTAGGTACTTTTTCCGCGCATTTGTACAGTTTTTCCATCGAAAGTAAATCCTAAATAGTCTAAACTACTTTTTTATTATTGTCTAGTAGTTTGATTTGTTTATCCTTATAGAAGTACATTTCGGTCTTATCCTTATGAAGATTGATTTTATTATCTTCAGCCAAGCTTTTAACTTGCTGTTCAATTGATTCAAATTCTTCCTTTTTAACATTCTTTTTTGGAATAATCAAAATAAAATCGTCAGAATATCTTCTGTAAATTCCTAAGTATTCGTTGGCCGTTTTTTGTAACGCCAAGTCAAAATCAATTGTATAAACATTTGCTAATACAGCACTAATTGCTGTTCCCTGGGGTATTCCTTTAATCGAATCAGGATTTGTTTTAGTCGTGTGTACTTTTTGAAATTTTCTAAAATCACTCAATTGATTAAAGTAGCTTTTTCTTCCTGATTTCTTTATTTGTTTATCGGTTCCGAACAAATCAATAAGTAATTGTTTTTCATAATAGCCATATTTAGTTACAGAATTAAAAACATTGAACCAATCTTTACTTAATATTGTTACACCCAATACTGTGGCCAATCTTTGTTTCAATAATGAATGTTGCAAGCTATCAAAAAAATGAGTGAAATCACCTACTAAAATATATGCTTCTTCAAATTCTACAATACTATTTATAACCTCTGCTGCAAAATCAATATTAGATTGCCCTTTTCTGTTATTTCTATACGCTGTTACACAATCATCAATATTCATATTAAAGCAATAGTTATTGTATTTTGGATTTAATAGTTCATCAGCATAGAACTTATAAATAAAATTATCCCAATGCCCAGCATACATTATTTTTCGTTTTTTTTCTTTGAT includes:
- a CDS encoding ComE operon protein 2, which codes for MKEKNRNTNNDLNKSYERIPWNQYFMAQSVLLSLRSTCTRLEVGATLVKDRRIIAGGYNGSVSGDHHCIDDGCYIVDGHCIRTIHAEMNALLQCAKLGISTEGAEIYVTHFPCLPCTKAILQAGVKKIYYLNDYRNNEYAMELIKHVGVEVEQVQLEPKYFEKLSFGELHDQ
- a CDS encoding reverse transcriptase domain-containing protein; this translates as MLDSNKYKTKTYLHFDHRVKIENAENYVTNPKRIARHSFLPLIHYVDSFEKYIGERNLEKNSRPIKEKKRKIMYAGHWDNFIYKFYADELLNPKYNNYCFNMNIDDCVTAYRNNRKGQSNIDFAAEVINSIVEFEEAYILVGDFTHFFDSLQHSLLKQRLATVLGVTILSKDWFNVFNSVTKYGYYEKQLLIDLFGTDKQIKKSGRKSYFNQLSDFRKFQKVHTTKTNPDSIKGIPQGTAISAVLANVYTIDFDLALQKTANEYLGIYRRYSDDFILIIPKKNVKKEEFESIEQQVKSLAEDNKINLHKDKTEMYFYKDKQIKLLDNNKKVV